A window of Cryptosporidium parvum Iowa II chromosome 1, whole genome shotgun sequence contains these coding sequences:
- a CDS encoding ARP3 actin related protein, with protein sequence MNPFDFPIVIDTGQFQTRIGSSINKLPQIIIDTILFEKIEVKEINFDKKIFSDKLGISEHCIETKSLSSSNNWNPQKKSLLVNDYQDITHPFNYLDGLDWNLLETFWTDIISREMCYDTTMCPVLLSEPHNAPFDFQDHSMEFFFESLSVPSFNCISQELLSVDAVQRGLPNIFHKSNSKGSVGIIVHFGDSSIRILPIASGYLLSDYIGIINLGGYSITNSLFDNFKTNFKSSSPITHKNIDSIKSYGIFDGIITKMAIPYICDEIISVARKCPVDYLRLLLKNIIFIGGSSINSLLSTYFKNYFKVRFN encoded by the coding sequence ATGAACCCATTTGATTTTCCTATTGTAATTGATACTGGCCAGTTTCAAACAAGAATAGGTAGTTCAATTAATAAGCTTCCTCagattattattgatacaatcttatttgaaaaaattgaagtaaaagaaataaattttgataaaaaaattttttcagATAAACTTGGAATTAGCGAACATTGTATTGAAACGAAGTCACTAAGttcatcaaataattgGAACCCGCAAAAAAAATCACTTCTTGTGAATGACTACCAGGATATTACACATCCTTTCAATTATCTTGATGGACTTGATTGGAATTTGTTAGAAACGTTTTGGACTGACATAATTTCAAGAGAAATGTGTTATGACACCACGATGTGTCCTGTTTTGCTATCTGAACCTCACAACGCACCATTTGACTTTCAGGATCATTCGATggagtttttttttgaatcgCTTTCTGTGCCTTCATTCAATTGCATTTCTCAAGAATTACTTTCGGTTGATGCAGTCCAAAGAGGGcttccaaatatttttcacaAATCAAATAGCAAGGGATCAGTTGGAATTATTGTACATTTTGGTGACTCAAGTATTAGAATACTTCCTATTGCCTCCGGATATTTATTATCGGACtatattggaattattaatttaggAGGGTATTCAATaacaaattcattatttgataacTTTAAGACAAATTTTAAGTCTTCTTCTCCAATTACACACAAAAATATTGACAGCATTAAATCGTATGGCATTTTTGATGGAATCATCACAAAAATGGCTATTCCATATATTTGTGATGAGATCATCTCGGTTGCTAGAAAGTGCCCTGTCGACTATTTACGACTTCtgttaaaaaatataatatttattggcGGATCGTCAATCAACTCTCTGCTTTCGACCTATTTCAAGAACTATTTTAAGGTACGTTTTAATTGA
- a CDS encoding eukaryotic orthologous group, signal peptide (transcripts identified by EST), which translates to MTNFLYPILLSCILNIRLLFFIFTVANAANNSDQCINILNRWDLRQGMENKCPNWVVDVRWIIYDVKDGEGFNLQRNVFDRMALVVSSLNEIMYKKNEDKFAVLILPPFCNIAHWTYNSKRRLPWSTFFSIKQNGLPTLEYDIYKRLTGIVNIGAEVVGLNFDWNNKSFQSSTSIEYYNSFEISESRHLNSKCFFNNYVRNGNVVYGGRCELVKIRSLICLSFFKLMRFKEVSEEIYKILESNRKEGKLHNYLIKHTEGILVPWPWELSKYRVLDVISYNNNIRRYANLYMSANTFFDEKKPFISVHLRRNDFVFLRNDDIPTFDQVIDRLLQLSNDLKTKRVVISTDSNEYEKNELLDIFLKHNLDLHIINIKDHLDDGIISAVSQVILLNGEYFIGTKESRFSFSVIWDCILSVMNDFKDDISRNFNKCNEVFCGKANEKSSICREHPDRLPKFNIDAA; encoded by the coding sequence ATGACCAATTTCCTATACCCCATTTTGCTTAGTtgtattttaaatattcgcctacttttctttattttcacaGTTGCAAATGCAGCAAATAACAGTGATCAATGCataaatattctaaatAGATGGGATTTGCGACAAGGAATGGAAAACAAATGCCCCAACTGGGTGGTTGATGTGCGTTGGATAATTTATGATGTAAAGGACGGAGAGGGATTCAATCTCCAAAGAAATGTATTTGATAGGATGGCATTAGTTGTCTCGAGTCTTAATGAAATCATGTATAAAAAAAACGAGGATAAATTTGCAGTTCTAATTCTGCCCCCATTTTGTAATATCGCCCATTGGACTTATAATTCCAAACGAAGATTACCTTGGTCAACGTTTTTTAGCATAAAACAAAATGGATTACCAACATTGGAATATGACATCTACAAGAGATTAACTGGTATAGTTAATATAGGTGCTGAAGTAGTCGGGCTAAACTTTGACTGGAACAACAAATCATTTCAATCAAGTACTTCAAtagaatattataatagCTTTGAAATATCAGAATCAAGACATTTGAATTCAAAGTGCTTCTTTAACAATTATGTTAGAAATGGGAATGTAGTTTATGGAGGACGTTGTGAATTAGTAAAAATTAGAAGTCTTATTtgtctttctttttttaagttAATGAGATTTAAAGAAGTCTcagaagaaatatataaaatattggaGTCGAACAGGAAAGAAGGAAAACTTCACAATTATTTAATCAAGCATACGGAAGGAATTCTCGTTCCATGGCCTTGGGAACTAAGCAAATATAGAGTTTTGGATGTAATTAGctataataacaatataaGAAGATATGCAAATTTATACATGTCCGCAAATACtttttttgatgaaaaaaaacCTTTTATAAGTGTTCACTTAAGAAGAAAtgattttgtatttttaagAAATGATGATATACCAACATTTGATCAAGTTATTGATAGATTATTACAGCTTTCAAATGATCTTAAAACAAAACGTGTTGTAATATCCACAGACAGCaatgaatatgaaaaaaatgaattattggatatttttttgaaacaCAATCTTGATTTacatattattaatattaaggaTCATCTTGATGATGGAATCATTTCAGCAGTAAGTCAAGTAATACTTCTGAACGgtgaatattttattggAACAAAAGAATCACGCTTTAGTTTTTCAGTTATTTGGGACTGTATTTTATCAGTAATGAACGATTTTAAAGATGATATTTCAAGGAATTTCAACAAATGTAATGAGGTATTTTGTGGAAAAGCTAATGAGAAGAGCTCAATATGTAGGGAGCACCCAGACAGACTtccaaaatttaatattgatgcCGCTTAA